The following proteins come from a genomic window of Falco cherrug isolate bFalChe1 chromosome Z, bFalChe1.pri, whole genome shotgun sequence:
- the SEC11C gene encoding signal peptidase complex catalytic subunit SEC11C isoform X2, producing MDSLTIQFSVESHSFDDCDASRGQRGGPLSPVPGASYAAGRSAPPRPLPSATASARAACPPMDCAHAAQPRGAPRQPAGAGGYRRRGPLPPPGCATEAFGSFRRLTPARPHRPPRGPSGREPPGTPGPEAGGRGRGASAPGAAAALYYQVLNFAMIVSSALMIWKGLIVITGSESPIVVVLRENGNIKFLTKGDNNEVDDRGLYKEGQNWLEKKDVVGRARGFLPYVGMVTIIMNDYPKFKYALLAVMGAYVLLKRES from the exons ATGGATTCGTTGACAATCCAGTTCAGTGTGGAGTCACACAGTTTTGACGACTGCGACGCCTCTCGCGGCCAGCGAGGCGGGCCACTGTCCCCTGTTCCCGGGGCCTCCTACGCGGCCGGGCGCTCCGCACCGCCCCGTCCGCTCCCTTCGGCCACCGCCTCAGCGCGCGCCGCCTGCCCGCCAATGGACTGTGCACACGCAGCGCAGCCGCGCGGAGCGCCCCGGCAGCCGGCAGGTGCGGGAGGCTACCGCCGCCGCGGGCCGTTGCCGCCGCCCGGCTGCGCCACAGAGGCGTTCGGCTCCTTCCGCCGCCTCACCCCCGCCAGGCCTCACCGTCCGCCGAGAGGTCCCTCGGGCCGCGAACCGCCAGGCACCCCGGGGCCGGAGGCCGGAGGCCGGGGACGGGGGGCCTCGGCGCCAGGGGCCGCCGCCGCG CTGTATTACCAAGTCTTAAATTTTGCTATGATAGTGTCTTCTGCCCTTATGATATGGAAAGGTCTGATCGTCATTACTGGAAGCGAAAGCCCTATTGTTGTGGTGCTCAG AGAAAATGGGAACATCAAATTTCTGACTAAAGGTGATAACAATGAAGTTGATGATAGAGGCTTGTACAAAGAAGGACAGAATTGGTTAGAGAAGAAAGATGTTGTTGGAAGAGCAAGAGG ATTTTTGCCTTATGTTGGTATGGTAACTATAATAATGAATGACTATCCAAAATTTAAG tacGCTCTTCTGGCAGTAATGGGAGCATATGTACTGCTGAAACGtgaatcctaa
- the SEC11C gene encoding signal peptidase complex catalytic subunit SEC11C isoform X5 has product MDSLTIQFSVESHSFDDCDASRGQRGGPLSPVPGASYAAGRSAPPRPLPSATASARAACPPMDCAHAAQPRGAPRQPAGAGGYRRRGPLPPPGCATEAFGSFRRLTPARPHRPPRGPSGREPPGTPGPEAGGRGRGASAPGAAAAVPPWKDQCDKSTF; this is encoded by the exons ATGGATTCGTTGACAATCCAGTTCAGTGTGGAGTCACACAGTTTTGACGACTGCGACGCCTCTCGCGGCCAGCGAGGCGGGCCACTGTCCCCTGTTCCCGGGGCCTCCTACGCGGCCGGGCGCTCCGCACCGCCCCGTCCGCTCCCTTCGGCCACCGCCTCAGCGCGCGCCGCCTGCCCGCCAATGGACTGTGCACACGCAGCGCAGCCGCGCGGAGCGCCCCGGCAGCCGGCAGGTGCGGGAGGCTACCGCCGCCGCGGGCCGTTGCCGCCGCCCGGCTGCGCCACAGAGGCGTTCGGCTCCTTCCGCCGCCTCACCCCCGCCAGGCCTCACCGTCCGCCGAGAGGTCCCTCGGGCCGCGAACCGCCAGGCACCCCGGGGCCGGAGGCCGGAGGCCGGGGACGGGGGGCCTCGGCGCCAGGGGCCGCCGCCGCG GTACCTCCCTGGAAGGATCAATGTGACAAATCCACCTTCTGA
- the SEC11C gene encoding signal peptidase complex catalytic subunit SEC11C isoform X6, with protein MIVSSALMIWKGLIVITGSESPIVVVLSGSMEPAFHRGDLLFLTNFHDDPIRAGEIVVFKVEGRDIPIVHRVIKVHEKENGNIKFLTKGDNNEVDDRGLYKEGQNWLEKKDVVGRARGFLPYVGMVTIIMNDYPKFKYALLAVMGAYVLLKRES; from the exons ATGATAGTGTCTTCTGCCCTTATGATATGGAAAGGTCTGATCGTCATTACTGGAAGCGAAAGCCCTATTGTTGTGGTGCTCAG TGGCAGCATGGAACCAGCATTTCACAGGGGAGACCTGTTGTTCTTAACAAATTTCCATGATGACCCAATCAGAGCTGGTGAAAtagttgtttttaaagttgaaGGCAGAGACATTCCAATAGTTCACAGAGTAATCAAAGTACACGAAAA AGAAAATGGGAACATCAAATTTCTGACTAAAGGTGATAACAATGAAGTTGATGATAGAGGCTTGTACAAAGAAGGACAGAATTGGTTAGAGAAGAAAGATGTTGTTGGAAGAGCAAGAGG ATTTTTGCCTTATGTTGGTATGGTAACTATAATAATGAATGACTATCCAAAATTTAAG tacGCTCTTCTGGCAGTAATGGGAGCATATGTACTGCTGAAACGtgaatcctaa
- the SEC11C gene encoding signal peptidase complex catalytic subunit SEC11C isoform X3: MVWEFLVPYFTSASRMLYYQVLNFAMIVSSALMIWKGLIVITGSESPIVVVLSGSMEPAFHRGDLLFLTNFHDDPIRAGEIVVFKVEGRDIPIVHRVIKVHEKENGNIKFLTKGDNNEVDDRGLYKEGQNWLEKKDVVGRARGFLPYVGMVTIIMNDYPKFKYALLAVMGAYVLLKRES, translated from the exons ATGGTCTGGGAATTTCTGGTTCCATATTTTACATCAGCAAGCCGCATG CTGTATTACCAAGTCTTAAATTTTGCTATGATAGTGTCTTCTGCCCTTATGATATGGAAAGGTCTGATCGTCATTACTGGAAGCGAAAGCCCTATTGTTGTGGTGCTCAG TGGCAGCATGGAACCAGCATTTCACAGGGGAGACCTGTTGTTCTTAACAAATTTCCATGATGACCCAATCAGAGCTGGTGAAAtagttgtttttaaagttgaaGGCAGAGACATTCCAATAGTTCACAGAGTAATCAAAGTACACGAAAA AGAAAATGGGAACATCAAATTTCTGACTAAAGGTGATAACAATGAAGTTGATGATAGAGGCTTGTACAAAGAAGGACAGAATTGGTTAGAGAAGAAAGATGTTGTTGGAAGAGCAAGAGG ATTTTTGCCTTATGTTGGTATGGTAACTATAATAATGAATGACTATCCAAAATTTAAG tacGCTCTTCTGGCAGTAATGGGAGCATATGTACTGCTGAAACGtgaatcctaa
- the SEC11C gene encoding signal peptidase complex catalytic subunit SEC11C isoform X4: MDLFGDLRRMNKRQLYYQVLNFAMIVSSALMIWKGLIVITGSESPIVVVLSGSMEPAFHRGDLLFLTNFHDDPIRAGEIVVFKVEGRDIPIVHRVIKVHEKENGNIKFLTKGDNNEVDDRGLYKEGQNWLEKKDVVGRARGFLPYVGMVTIIMNDYPKFKYALLAVMGAYVLLKRES, encoded by the exons ATGGACCTCTTCGGGGACCTCCGGCGCATGAACAAGCGGCAG CTGTATTACCAAGTCTTAAATTTTGCTATGATAGTGTCTTCTGCCCTTATGATATGGAAAGGTCTGATCGTCATTACTGGAAGCGAAAGCCCTATTGTTGTGGTGCTCAG TGGCAGCATGGAACCAGCATTTCACAGGGGAGACCTGTTGTTCTTAACAAATTTCCATGATGACCCAATCAGAGCTGGTGAAAtagttgtttttaaagttgaaGGCAGAGACATTCCAATAGTTCACAGAGTAATCAAAGTACACGAAAA AGAAAATGGGAACATCAAATTTCTGACTAAAGGTGATAACAATGAAGTTGATGATAGAGGCTTGTACAAAGAAGGACAGAATTGGTTAGAGAAGAAAGATGTTGTTGGAAGAGCAAGAGG ATTTTTGCCTTATGTTGGTATGGTAACTATAATAATGAATGACTATCCAAAATTTAAG tacGCTCTTCTGGCAGTAATGGGAGCATATGTACTGCTGAAACGtgaatcctaa
- the SEC11C gene encoding signal peptidase complex catalytic subunit SEC11C isoform X7 — MDLFGDLRRMNKRQLYYQVLNFAMIVSSALMIWKGLIVITGSESPIVVVLRENGNIKFLTKGDNNEVDDRGLYKEGQNWLEKKDVVGRARGFLPYVGMVTIIMNDYPKFKYALLAVMGAYVLLKRES; from the exons ATGGACCTCTTCGGGGACCTCCGGCGCATGAACAAGCGGCAG CTGTATTACCAAGTCTTAAATTTTGCTATGATAGTGTCTTCTGCCCTTATGATATGGAAAGGTCTGATCGTCATTACTGGAAGCGAAAGCCCTATTGTTGTGGTGCTCAG AGAAAATGGGAACATCAAATTTCTGACTAAAGGTGATAACAATGAAGTTGATGATAGAGGCTTGTACAAAGAAGGACAGAATTGGTTAGAGAAGAAAGATGTTGTTGGAAGAGCAAGAGG ATTTTTGCCTTATGTTGGTATGGTAACTATAATAATGAATGACTATCCAAAATTTAAG tacGCTCTTCTGGCAGTAATGGGAGCATATGTACTGCTGAAACGtgaatcctaa
- the SEC11C gene encoding signal peptidase complex catalytic subunit SEC11C isoform X1, protein MDSLTIQFSVESHSFDDCDASRGQRGGPLSPVPGASYAAGRSAPPRPLPSATASARAACPPMDCAHAAQPRGAPRQPAGAGGYRRRGPLPPPGCATEAFGSFRRLTPARPHRPPRGPSGREPPGTPGPEAGGRGRGASAPGAAAALYYQVLNFAMIVSSALMIWKGLIVITGSESPIVVVLSGSMEPAFHRGDLLFLTNFHDDPIRAGEIVVFKVEGRDIPIVHRVIKVHEKENGNIKFLTKGDNNEVDDRGLYKEGQNWLEKKDVVGRARGFLPYVGMVTIIMNDYPKFKYALLAVMGAYVLLKRES, encoded by the exons ATGGATTCGTTGACAATCCAGTTCAGTGTGGAGTCACACAGTTTTGACGACTGCGACGCCTCTCGCGGCCAGCGAGGCGGGCCACTGTCCCCTGTTCCCGGGGCCTCCTACGCGGCCGGGCGCTCCGCACCGCCCCGTCCGCTCCCTTCGGCCACCGCCTCAGCGCGCGCCGCCTGCCCGCCAATGGACTGTGCACACGCAGCGCAGCCGCGCGGAGCGCCCCGGCAGCCGGCAGGTGCGGGAGGCTACCGCCGCCGCGGGCCGTTGCCGCCGCCCGGCTGCGCCACAGAGGCGTTCGGCTCCTTCCGCCGCCTCACCCCCGCCAGGCCTCACCGTCCGCCGAGAGGTCCCTCGGGCCGCGAACCGCCAGGCACCCCGGGGCCGGAGGCCGGAGGCCGGGGACGGGGGGCCTCGGCGCCAGGGGCCGCCGCCGCG CTGTATTACCAAGTCTTAAATTTTGCTATGATAGTGTCTTCTGCCCTTATGATATGGAAAGGTCTGATCGTCATTACTGGAAGCGAAAGCCCTATTGTTGTGGTGCTCAG TGGCAGCATGGAACCAGCATTTCACAGGGGAGACCTGTTGTTCTTAACAAATTTCCATGATGACCCAATCAGAGCTGGTGAAAtagttgtttttaaagttgaaGGCAGAGACATTCCAATAGTTCACAGAGTAATCAAAGTACACGAAAA AGAAAATGGGAACATCAAATTTCTGACTAAAGGTGATAACAATGAAGTTGATGATAGAGGCTTGTACAAAGAAGGACAGAATTGGTTAGAGAAGAAAGATGTTGTTGGAAGAGCAAGAGG ATTTTTGCCTTATGTTGGTATGGTAACTATAATAATGAATGACTATCCAAAATTTAAG tacGCTCTTCTGGCAGTAATGGGAGCATATGTACTGCTGAAACGtgaatcctaa